From a region of the Bermanella marisrubri genome:
- the leuB gene encoding 3-isopropylmalate dehydrogenase — translation MSKNVLILPGDGIGPEIVTEAVKVLNVINDKLSLDLDFVDGLVGGAAYDVHGTPLPDETMEKAHAADAILLGAVGGPKWDNLENRDHRPEKGLLGLRSGLELFGNLRPAILYPQLADASSLKPEVVSGLDILIVRELTGGIYFGQPRGIRMLENGEREGYNTYVYSESEIRRIAKVAFESAQKRNKKLCSVDKANVLEVTVLWREILEEMSKDYPDVELSHMYVDNAAMQLVRAPKQFDVMVTGNMFGDILSDAAAMLTGSIGMLPSASLNQSNKGMYEPCHGSAPDIAGKGLANPLATILSAAMMLRYSLEESKAADEIEAAVSRVLDQGLRTADIMSEGMQQVSTAEMGDAVVAQLTEA, via the coding sequence ATGTCTAAAAATGTATTGATTCTGCCGGGTGACGGTATTGGTCCTGAGATCGTTACTGAGGCGGTTAAGGTTCTGAATGTTATCAACGACAAGCTATCGCTTGATCTTGATTTTGTTGATGGTTTAGTGGGTGGTGCGGCATACGATGTTCATGGCACGCCATTACCTGATGAGACCATGGAAAAAGCCCACGCGGCAGACGCTATTCTCTTGGGTGCAGTGGGTGGTCCAAAATGGGATAACCTCGAGAATCGTGATCATCGTCCAGAAAAGGGCCTTTTAGGTTTGCGCTCTGGCCTAGAATTGTTTGGTAATTTGCGTCCCGCAATTTTGTACCCGCAGCTGGCGGATGCGTCTTCATTGAAACCGGAAGTTGTTTCGGGTTTAGATATTTTGATTGTTCGTGAATTAACGGGCGGTATTTATTTCGGTCAGCCGCGCGGTATTCGCATGTTGGAAAACGGTGAGCGCGAAGGTTATAACACCTATGTTTACAGCGAGTCTGAGATTCGTCGCATCGCGAAAGTTGCGTTTGAATCAGCGCAAAAACGTAACAAAAAATTGTGCTCAGTGGATAAGGCCAATGTTTTAGAGGTAACTGTTCTTTGGCGTGAAATCCTAGAAGAAATGTCGAAAGACTATCCAGATGTTGAGTTGTCTCACATGTATGTAGACAACGCTGCCATGCAACTTGTTCGTGCGCCAAAACAATTTGACGTTATGGTAACGGGCAATATGTTCGGAGATATTTTGTCCGACGCCGCAGCTATGCTGACGGGTTCAATAGGGATGTTACCAAGTGCTTCTTTGAATCAAAGCAACAAAGGTATGTATGAACCTTGTCATGGTAGTGCACCAGATATTGCAGGTAAGGGTCTTGCAAATCCATTGGCAACGATTTTGTCAGCAGCAATGATGTTGCGTTATAGCTTGGAGGAGAGCAAAGCGGCAGATGAAATAGAGGCTGCAGTGAGTCGCGTATTGGATCAAGGTCTGCGTACAGCCGACATTATGAGTGAAGGTATGCAGCAAGTCTCAACGGCTGAAATGGGTGATGCGGTCGTTGCGCAATTAACAGAAGCCTAA
- the leuD gene encoding 3-isopropylmalate dehydratase small subunit, with protein sequence MKPFTKKAGIVAPMDRANVDTDMIIPKQFLKSIKRTGFGPNLFDELRYLDEGQPDADNSQRPLNKDFVLNQERFQGASVLLARENFGCGSSREHAPWALEDFGFQVIIAPSFADIFFNNCFKNGLLPIVLDESIVDGLFKEVEANSGYKLTVDLENQVIEKPDGGTIEFNVDSFRKHCLLNGLDDIGITLQDADDIKAYEDKRRQSSPWLFDQVK encoded by the coding sequence ATGAAGCCTTTTACAAAGAAAGCTGGCATCGTAGCGCCAATGGATCGTGCCAATGTAGATACGGACATGATCATCCCAAAACAATTTTTAAAGTCTATTAAGCGTACGGGTTTTGGTCCGAACTTATTTGATGAGCTGCGCTACCTAGATGAAGGTCAGCCAGATGCGGATAATAGTCAGCGGCCTCTAAATAAAGATTTTGTTTTGAACCAAGAACGTTTCCAAGGTGCGTCTGTTTTATTAGCTCGTGAAAACTTCGGCTGTGGTTCCTCACGGGAACACGCTCCTTGGGCCTTAGAGGATTTTGGTTTTCAAGTGATAATCGCGCCTAGCTTCGCTGATATCTTCTTCAACAACTGTTTTAAAAATGGTTTGCTGCCAATTGTATTAGATGAATCTATTGTTGATGGTTTATTTAAAGAGGTGGAAGCCAACTCTGGCTACAAGCTAACAGTGGATCTTGAGAATCAAGTGATTGAAAAGCCCGACGGTGGCACCATTGAGTTTAACGTCGATAGTTTCCGCAAGCATTGCTTGCTTAATGGTTTAGATGATATCGGTATTACATTGCAAGATGCCGATGATATCAAGGCGTACGAAGACAAGCGTCGACAGTCTTCACCTTGGTTGTTTGATCAAGTTAAATAA
- the leuC gene encoding 3-isopropylmalate dehydratase large subunit — protein sequence MGKTLYDKLWDQHLVKEREDGTALIYIDRQLLHEVTSPQAFEGLRLASRKPWRIDANIATPDHNVPTTAKERLSGIEGIQDPVSKIQVKTLDDNCDEFNILEFKMQDKRQGIVHVVGPEQGATLPGMTVVCGDSHTSTHGAFAALAHGIGTSEVEHVLATQCLIQRKMKNLLIKIDGKLGAGITGKDVVLHVIGVIGTAGGTGYAMEFGGSAMKELSMEARMTMCNMAIEAGARAGMVAFDQITADYVKGRAYAPKGDQWEQALAAWKDLKSDDDAQFDKVVEIKAEDIKPQVTWGTSPEMVTTVDGFVPTPEDAKDDVERSAFARAYEYMGLEAGQAITDIQLDRVFIGSCTNSRIEDLRAAAAVAKGNKVAPSLKQALVVPGSGLVKEQAEQEGLDKIFVEAGFEWREPGCSMCLAMNADKLGSGEHCASTSNRNFEGRQGYGGRTHLVSPAMAAAAAIAGHFVDVREFNLDA from the coding sequence ATGGGTAAAACCTTATACGACAAGTTGTGGGATCAGCATTTGGTGAAAGAGCGTGAGGACGGCACTGCGCTTATCTATATTGATCGTCAATTGCTGCACGAAGTGACATCTCCTCAGGCATTTGAAGGTCTGCGTTTGGCGAGTCGTAAGCCATGGCGTATTGATGCCAACATCGCGACGCCGGATCACAATGTTCCGACAACGGCAAAAGAGCGCTTGTCGGGTATCGAAGGTATTCAAGATCCTGTATCGAAAATCCAGGTAAAGACGTTGGATGATAACTGCGATGAGTTCAATATTCTTGAATTTAAAATGCAGGATAAGCGTCAAGGTATCGTGCATGTGGTTGGTCCAGAGCAGGGCGCCACGTTGCCGGGTATGACCGTAGTGTGTGGTGATAGCCATACATCCACTCATGGTGCGTTTGCAGCATTAGCCCATGGTATCGGCACATCTGAGGTTGAACACGTATTGGCAACTCAATGTTTGATTCAGCGCAAAATGAAAAACCTATTGATCAAGATTGATGGCAAATTGGGTGCGGGTATTACAGGTAAAGATGTTGTATTGCATGTGATTGGTGTAATCGGTACGGCTGGTGGTACTGGCTATGCGATGGAATTTGGTGGCTCAGCCATGAAAGAGCTAAGCATGGAAGCCCGCATGACCATGTGCAACATGGCAATTGAGGCTGGCGCTCGTGCAGGTATGGTGGCATTTGATCAGATCACTGCAGACTATGTTAAGGGTCGCGCGTATGCCCCTAAAGGTGATCAGTGGGAACAAGCGTTAGCAGCATGGAAAGATCTAAAGTCTGACGATGACGCGCAGTTCGATAAAGTAGTTGAAATAAAAGCTGAAGACATCAAGCCACAGGTGACTTGGGGTACTTCTCCTGAGATGGTGACCACAGTAGACGGCTTTGTGCCGACTCCTGAAGATGCTAAAGATGACGTGGAGCGCTCTGCGTTTGCCCGTGCGTATGAGTACATGGGTCTAGAAGCGGGCCAAGCCATCACTGATATCCAGTTGGATCGAGTGTTTATTGGCTCTTGTACTAATAGTCGTATTGAAGATTTACGTGCCGCTGCAGCGGTAGCGAAAGGCAATAAAGTGGCGCCGTCTTTGAAGCAGGCGCTTGTTGTTCCTGGTTCTGGTTTAGTGAAAGAACAAGCCGAGCAAGAAGGTTTGGATAAAATTTTCGTGGAAGCCGGTTTTGAATGGCGTGAGCCAGGTTGTTCAATGTGTCTTGCCATGAACGCGGATAAGTTAGGTAGCGGTGAGCACTGTGCGTCGACGTCAAACCGTAACTTCGAAGGTCGTCAAGGGTACGGTGGTCGTACGCATTTGGTGAGTCCTGCGATGGCGGCTGCAGCGGCGATCGCTGGTCATTTTGTTGATGTTCGTGAATTTAACCTAGACGCTTAA
- a CDS encoding LysR family transcriptional regulator — MDTQSLQAFIAVAETESFSQAAHRLHLTQPAVSKRIAMLEDTLDCQLFDRLPRKATLTPAGEALMPKAKHIVSELLEIKTELASLSGDVSGTLRIGTSHHIGLHHLPHILRKFHSTYPQVKLAMQFLGSEAACEALANGELDIAFATLPLEQDPKLDMQAIWRDPLTFVCSHTHPLSKQKNIHLKDLTQHEAILPEPNTVTFEIIEAAFKKEKLSLQAALPSRYRETISMMSSYMETIKMMASVGLGWAVLPDHMAQDKDLIRLNLGIHPYRNLGVLQRKGKTLGSAGKAFLAILPNHGQ, encoded by the coding sequence ATGGACACACAATCGTTACAAGCTTTCATTGCCGTCGCAGAGACTGAGTCATTCAGCCAAGCCGCTCACCGCCTTCATTTAACACAACCTGCGGTCAGCAAGCGTATCGCCATGTTAGAGGACACTCTAGACTGCCAATTGTTCGATCGCCTGCCACGCAAAGCCACCCTCACACCTGCGGGTGAAGCGCTCATGCCAAAAGCCAAGCATATTGTCAGCGAGCTTTTAGAAATCAAAACTGAACTAGCGAGCCTCAGTGGTGACGTTAGTGGTACATTACGTATCGGAACAAGTCATCATATAGGGCTACATCATTTGCCTCATATTTTACGCAAGTTCCACAGCACCTACCCGCAGGTCAAACTCGCTATGCAATTCCTAGGATCCGAAGCTGCATGTGAAGCCCTAGCGAATGGCGAGCTGGATATAGCGTTTGCGACCTTACCCCTAGAGCAAGATCCCAAGCTTGATATGCAGGCTATATGGCGAGACCCACTAACTTTTGTCTGCTCTCATACTCACCCACTGTCAAAGCAAAAGAACATCCATTTGAAGGATCTGACTCAACACGAGGCAATTTTGCCAGAACCCAATACAGTTACCTTTGAAATCATCGAAGCAGCATTTAAAAAAGAAAAGCTAAGCCTGCAAGCAGCTCTCCCTAGCCGTTATCGTGAAACCATTAGTATGATGTCAAGCTATATGGAAACCATCAAAATGATGGCCAGCGTTGGCTTGGGCTGGGCCGTACTGCCCGATCATATGGCTCAGGATAAAGACCTAATCAGACTAAACCTTGGCATCCATCCCTACAGAAATCTTGGCGTTCTTCAGCGCAAAGGAAAAACCCTAGGCTCCGCGGGAAAAGCCTTCTTAGCCATTCTGCCCAATCATGGCCAATAG
- a CDS encoding universal stress protein codes for MLAIKNVLLLLDQELDNQIAIQRALQLCKEQDAKLHVTSYVYNHACEEGSLNDLDMRHKLKEMLLERSHSWAKTVLKDAYAPKDIPLSICWCNHAYQAVIENSKQTSFDLVIKAAARHHSIVDRVMQHQDWNLLKHCPAPVLLVKNKHAWESRNIIAAVDATSMDDAHKQINEHIFEFSELLNKDNLYKVHLVNSYPIMSMALASLPDTPIPEDLQQYVLEQHEEASRELAEKYNIANDLIHIREGEAEEVIIQLTQETDADVVLIGLLAEADFQSVILGSTLEHVLDNTSSDVLGIKPQDGVAEDY; via the coding sequence ATGCTCGCCATTAAAAACGTGCTACTGCTACTGGATCAAGAGCTCGACAACCAAATAGCCATTCAGCGAGCCTTACAGCTGTGCAAAGAACAGGATGCAAAGCTGCATGTCACCTCCTATGTTTATAATCACGCATGTGAGGAAGGCTCACTCAATGACCTAGATATGCGTCATAAATTAAAAGAAATGCTCTTAGAGCGCTCGCATTCGTGGGCTAAGACGGTCCTTAAAGATGCCTATGCACCAAAGGACATTCCACTATCAATATGCTGGTGTAACCATGCTTATCAAGCTGTTATAGAAAACAGCAAACAAACCAGCTTTGACCTCGTCATAAAGGCAGCAGCTCGACATCACAGCATTGTAGATCGTGTCATGCAGCACCAAGACTGGAACCTACTAAAACACTGCCCAGCTCCAGTTCTACTTGTAAAAAACAAACACGCATGGGAATCACGCAATATCATTGCAGCCGTGGATGCCACATCAATGGACGACGCGCACAAGCAAATTAACGAGCATATTTTTGAATTCTCTGAATTACTCAACAAGGACAACTTGTACAAAGTGCATCTCGTTAATAGCTACCCAATCATGAGCATGGCGCTGGCGAGTCTTCCGGACACCCCCATTCCCGAAGACTTACAACAATATGTGCTTGAACAACATGAAGAGGCAAGCCGCGAATTAGCTGAAAAATACAATATCGCAAACGATTTAATACACATCCGCGAGGGAGAAGCAGAGGAAGTCATCATCCAGCTAACGCAAGAAACCGATGCCGACGTTGTATTAATTGGCTTATTAGCGGAAGCCGACTTTCAAAGTGTTATTCTAGGCAGCACACTGGAACACGTGCTTGATAATACCAGCAGTGACGTTTTAGGTATTAAGCCACAAGATGGTGTGGCTGAAGACTATTAA